CTCTTGATAACTAAGTCTTGGCAATCTAAGAGGCTGATCACTAGGAAGTACTGTATCGATATAAGGAAGACCTCCAAAATACTGCATAAACTCGAAATGAAACCATCCTCTAAAAAACAACAATTGCCCTTTGATTAAGTCCTTTTCTTCTTGCGTATATTCTGTCATTTTATCAATATTAGCAAGACCAATATTTACTTTACGAATACCTGCCCAGCCCAATGTCCATAAATCCTTATGCATACGGTCATTATCTGTGCTTACATTACCTCTGTTCATCCAACCTGCCTGCCATCCGTCATACTCGTTTTGCCAGCCCCAAAAATCTCCTTTATCAATCTTACATACAAAATGAAAATCACGGGCAGTAGATTGAATTTCATCTTCCCCCCAATTCCATGAATTTGTCCAATATCCATTGGTAAAATCTGGAATGCTTTGGTACAATTCCTCGGTGAATCCCTGAAAGTTTTCAAAATTTTTAAAAGCCTCGTCAGGAGATATATCTGAATCAGGAGATTTATCAAGATAATCACTGCAAGATCCAGAAAGTATAAATAAGCCTATAACTAAGCTGTATTTTGATATTATTTTAATATAATTCTTCATAATTAAAAATTTTAGAATATAATGTTAGCCCCCAAATTGAACCTTTTTACAGTTGGATAAGCTCCTTGTGATGCCCAGCCCGTTCCTGCATAATTTGCTTCTCTATCATCGGGCATATTAGACCATAAAAACAAATTATTTCCATTTAAATAAAATCGTATGCTTTGAAGCCCTGACGATTTTATCCAATTTGATTTTCCGTCGAAAGTATAAGCGATTTCAGCATTTTTTAAACGGAGATAGGATCCGTCATACATATACCTGCTCCCGTCGTTATATTGGCTAGCTGTAGCTAGCCAACGAGGCATTGGCTGACTTGCATTCGTATTATCTTGTGACCAGTATGCTCCCTGATCGTACACAACATGATTTTGTCCTGATAAACTGGTAAGAACAACTTGTCTGGTAACATTATTTACACCATAAAACTGCACAAACGCACTAAACCCTTTCCAATTAACACCAATTGTATTATTATAAGTGTTTTGTGGTGTTCCTGTATAGCCATAAGGAATATTATCTTTGGCATCAATGATACCGTCACCGTTATAATCAAGGATATTAAAGTTACCCGGAAGCTTAGTCGCATCATTTGTGCTATGAACTGTACTGGCATACAACTCATCCCAAGTATTGTAGTAGCCCTGACTTACATACGAGTGAGCCTGACCAATAGAATACCCTTCACTTTTTTGATAAGCTGGCAATAACTGCGGATTATCTGCACTTATAATTTTATTTTTTGAATGAGTAAAATTAGTTGTCCACCATAAATTCAAACCATTCCCAAAAGTATGACTGAACTTTAATTCTAATTCATATCCTTTATTTTGAACTTCTCCTAAATTTGCAACTGGTGCTACTGCACCGTAATAAGAAGGTATTGCTCTACTACCGCCATTTAATAAAATATCTGTTCGATCTTCCTGATAATAATCAAATGTACCTGAGACAAATCCTTTAAAAAAAGCAAAATCAACACCTATGTCACTTTTCTTTGCTTTCTCCCAATGTACATCTTCATTACCAACAGTTGCTTGTTTGTACCAAGTATAAGGGCTTCCTTCTGCTCCCTCACCGGTTGTTCCTAAAAGCGAATTACCACCGTATGCCCATTGAGATTGATAAAGAAATCTGCCATTAACATTATCATCTCCAATCTCTCCGTAAGTAGCTCTAATCTTTAATAAATCAAGAAAAGATTCTGTACTTTTCATAAAATTTTCTTTTGAAACAATCCAGCTTAAACCACCGGAAGAGAAAAATGCAAAACGATTTGCCTTGCCAAACTTTTCAGATCCATTATAAGCTCCATTATATTCTATAAAATATTTATCGGCATAATTATAAGTAGTACGAAATACCCAGTCTTCTCTATAATGCGGAATTTCACTTCCAACAGCATACTGATCTCTACTAAAAAGTCCCAAGGCTGTTATATTATGATTATCAGCAATTTTTGTTTGATAATTTAACTGCAATTGATAAAAAAGTTTACGTGAAGTTGCATAATCTCTTACACTTCCTCCTGTGGTACTCCACTTTACACCTTCTTGAAAATCAAACCTGTTATTAGAATCATAGGTTTTTTTGAAAAGAACTACGCCGGTAACCGGATCGATATACTTTTCTTGTACATCGTTAAATAAATCACTTATTCCTCTATCACCTTCTACAAATGCATTATCTAGTGCAACCATTCCTTTAAAACTTAGTCCTTTCAACACTTTGTCTAAATTTTGTTCAAGTGTAAAGTCTGTGTTTAATCTTGTTGTTGTAACTAATTGAATCCCGCTTATTGCAAGATTTCTCACAGAATTTGACGCTTTTCCTTGATTTGGCGCATAATACCCCCAAGAACCATCCTCATAATAAGGCATAAAAACATCCGGAGCTGTTGAATATGCTGCATCCCACATCGTATATTCACCTCCAGAAGCACCCCAAGGGCTTTTCTTTACTCCGCGAGAACCGGCAAGACCAATTTTAAACACTGTGCTAGGGGTAACTTGAAAATCTAAATTACTCCTAACATTCAGACGATTATAACCATACCCCGGATCATATCCTCTATTGTTATTATACTTTTTAAACAAATCACCTTCACTTAAAAAATCAGCACTTGCAAAATATTTTACAGATTTAGTTCCGCCGCTTACATTTAAACTCGCATTATAAGACATAGCATAGTCATTAAATAATGCTTTCTGCCAGTCTACATTAGGATAACGCTCAGATTCTTGCACATTTGCCGGGTATCTATACTTATCAATGATAGCCTGAGGAACATAATCGACCCAACTCGATGGACTTAATGCCAACTCGTTTTCGATGGCACGGTTTTTAACCATTAACCCGTCATAAGAATCTAGCTTAGAAGGTAATTTAGAAAGAGTTTTGACGGTGGTATTAAAAGTAGTCCTTATTAATGCTTTACCAGATTGACCTCGTTTAGTAGTAATAAGTATTACTCCATTTGCACCTCTAACTCCATAAACTGCAGTAGCGGAAGCATCTTTTAATACCGAAACAGATTCTACCGAAGTAATTTCAACACTATTTATTGGTCTCTCTACACCGTCAACCAAAATAAGAGGTTGTGCATTATTCCAAGTACTTGCACCTCGTATAAAAAGCTGAGGATCTTCCTCACCAGGCATACCAGAACTGGCCGATGTTATCAGGCCCGGCACATTACCAGTCAATGCGGCACCAATACTTTGAACACCTCCGGCACGTTCCAGGACTTTTCCGGAAACTTGAGTAATTGCGGCTACTAAACTTGCTTTTTTCTGCTTTCCGTATCCTACTACAATGACCTCATCTAAGGACGTTTTCTCAAATGTCAATACCACATTAATCTCTCTGTCATTGCCAACTTGCCTTTCAACAGTTTTAAACCCTACAAAGCTGAATACCAAAACAGCATTAGAAGGTACATTAATTGTATATCTTCCATCGAAATCAGTAGAAACACTTAAATTGGCTACGCCTTTTACTGAAATAGTAGTTCCCGGTACACCTTTACCGTCTTCTGATGATGTTACTCTACCACTAACTGTAATTTCCTGCTTAATAGTACTGTTTGTAACATATCCTGAACCAAAGAAGCGATTCTCTGCAGCTGATAATTGGGTGATAAACAAAAACTGAAACAAAACTCCTAAAGGCAGATACATAGCTCCGTTTAGAATTTTAGATAATTTTATTTTCATGTTATTTAAATATTTTGAACTTGATCTATACTTTATACTGCTATCAATACTATCGATAAACAGATACAGACTTGATTAAATTAATTTTAGATTTTTTCCAGCCGGAAATTGCTAATACATTTACTTTAATTCTGGCTGTTATTTATAATCCCATATATAAGTTGTCAGTGCTTAAATGAGATCATTTGAATCCGTGAATGATAAATTGTCTTAACAAAACTGACTGTATCCAGCCTCCGGCTGTTGAGTAAATAATTCTTGAATAGCTCTTTTGTTTTACTGTCTTTATGTTCCTCATAAGATTTGAGGATTACACGCTGGCAAAAAAAACCAGCTCTTGATAATTTTTTTCGAAAAAATAAAATTTTGGTCATAATGGTTAGTTAATAAATTCTTGGTTAATTACTTGGTTGGTTGGTTTTTATTCTTAAATGGAAATTGTTTACTAGTACCTTTATAAAAATCAAATGTTTAAAATGTTACGTTTTTTTGTCTGGAGTCTAATGCTGCTTCTCAATTAAAAAATATCGTTTTAACAAATAAGTCTTAAAAAGAATCAAAACACCAACCATGACACAATTTCAACATTTAACAACATGATTATCGATATGAAAAATTAATTTCACTTTTTTTAAACAATCAATAAAAAATTGAATGATTCAAAAGTATTTATTTAAAACAGGCGCCAACTATCCATTTGTTACAGATACTTTACACTACGTTACATAAAGAATTAAAATGTGAAAAACAGCTAAAAAAAGCCACAACAATGTTACTTCTATTGAGCTTTTGTACTATATTCGAGTAGACGCAATACTATTACCGCCACATCACAAAAATCTAATCTGCTAAATGGCATAGTAAAAAATCGAACTTATTAAAAATGATAGTAAGAGATGATAAGTTGAATACCATCATTAATTGGGCAGAAAACAACAAAGATGTAAGAGCGATGCTACTTACAAGTTCACTTGTAAATCCATTAGCACCTGTTGATGATTTTAGTGATTTAGATATTGAATTTATTTTCGTAAATAATTCCGACTACATATCTAGTAATAGTTGGATCCATAACTTTGGAAATCCAATTGCGATGATTGAAGAAGATGAAAACTATTTCGAGCATAAACACGCAATGAAAATGGTCTTGTATGATGACAGCGTAAAAGTTGACTTTAAACTATTCAATAAAGACAAATTTTTGGAAGAAATAAAACTAAAAAAATTGCCTGAAGACTGGGATATCGGCTATAAGGTTATTATTGACAAAGACGGGATAACGCAGGAAATGCAACAACCAACTTTTCAAGTTTCCATTATCGTAAAACCTTCAAAAGAAGAATTTCAATGTATTCTTAATGACTTTTGGTGGGATACAACTTACATAGCCAAATGTCTTGCGAGAGATGAGATATTTTATGCAAAATTTATGTCGGAAACAAATATCCGAACCAACTATTTAATTCCTTTAATTGAATGGCATATCGCAAGTGAACACAATTGGGCCATTACAACTAACAAACATGGGAGACTGTTTAAAAAGTATCTAAACCCAGAAATGTGGTTAAAAACAGAGCAAACATTTTCGGGAAGTAATATAAACGATAACTGGAATGCATTATTTTCAATGGCTGACTTAGTTTCGGAAGTCGGAACTAAATTATCAAAAAAATTAAACTATGAATATCCTGAAAAGTTAGAAAAAGACATTCGAAAATATTTAATCCAAACGAAAGACAAATCATAAAATATTTACTGTGTACTGGTAAAAAGAGTTTTAAACTATTGTGGACCTGATACCTTTTTTACCACAAAAAGCTTCAGATTTCTCTGAAGCTTTTTCTATATATTTATTTCTTTGAAGATATAGATTACAAATCTTATGAAATATTAGTCCTCAACACATCTTGGTATATTACCTAAAAATAAAAGATGATATAAAATAAAGGTTCCTGTATTAATATTTATAAAAATACTACAACACCGGAATGAATATCATAATATCCTCCTATAATTTTTATGTCTCCCTTTGAATCCATATCTTTCAGAATAGGGCTGTTGGCTTTAATAGTTTCAATGGTATTCAGAACATTTTCTTTTGCAACCGCTTCTACATAGGCATCATTTTTAGAAGTAGTTTCGCCCGTAAAATTTTTCACCCTTTTAATTGCTGGTTTTATATTAGCCAGCATTGCTGTAATATTCCCAAGTTGTTCATTATTAATAGCGCCTTTTACTGCTCCGCACGATCCATGTCCCAGAACCAATATTACTTTCGCTCCCATTACCTTACAACTAAACTCAAGACTTCCTAATATATCAGTATTGGAAAAGTTACCTGCAACACGAGCTACAAACAAATCGCCAATACCCCTATCAAATACATCTTCAACCGGTACTCGGCTATCTATACAGGATAGTATTACAGCTTTTGGAAATTGTCCTTCTGAGGCGTTTCTTACCATAGCTGAATGATCTCTCAATGTTAGATTATTGGTGGTAAAACGTTTGTTCCCCTCTTTTAAAGCAGTAATTACATCATTAGGTTTCAAAGCTGCCTGTTCTGCAGCGGTCAATACTCTTTCGCGCAATATAGGCTGATTGACAGGCACTTTATTGGCAGTATCCGAGATCGCTGTTTCTGATTCTGTAGTCTTAGTGGTTTTCTCTTTACAAGAAAACAGTGCTATCGCCATGGCGAAGTAAAGGATAGTTTTTTTCATGTTTTCGAAATTAAATTTGTAATAAAGATAGTGCAAATTCAATAACAGACAAATTTAACACACTGAAAAACAGATATAATAGTTTACAATTAGCGAAACAGGTTTCTATCGTATCACGATCATTAACAGAAGTAACATTGATATATTCGAATTCTGTTTAGTAAGATCTTATCAACACTATATTTCATTTTTCTTGTAATTTTTAATTAACATTTTAAACCTATTTTAAAGGTATAATGGTGTAAGACAATCCTTTTTTAGTTTCAAATTCTGCAGTATAACCAATAGATGATTTCTCGCTTTTGATATTAAGATTTTCAATTATAAATGGCTCTGCAGTTCTTACAAAACAAATACCTCCATTATTAGATACTATTTTTGCCTGACTCATTTTTCCATCATTCCACTTTATATCTACAGTAAAATTGCCTTTTGCCGTAATACCTTTAATTTCGCCGTCTGTCCATGAATCCGGAAGAGCTGGCAGCAAATGAATTTCTTTATTCTGGCTTTGCATCAACATCTCAATTACGCCTGCAGTTCCGGCAAAATTTCCATCTATCTGAAAAGGCGGATGAGCATCAAAAAGATTCGGATAACATCCTCCATGTCTGCTGTACTCTGTATTGTTTTCTTTTGTTAATCTTAATTGATTTTTGAATAATTTATAAGCATGATTTCCGTCTAAAAGTCTCGCCCACATATTTACTTTCCAGGCAAGGCTCCAGCCCGTTCCGTCATCTCCACGCAGTTCTAATGTTTTCTTTGCGGCAGCAGCCAGTTCCGGTGTTTTTAGTGGTGATATTAAATTTGCAGGATGCAAAGCATAAAGGTGTGAAGTATGTCTGTGATGCGGATCTTCTTCTTCAAAATCTTTATACCATTCCTGAAGTTGTCCTTTGCTTCCAATTTTAAAAGGCAGTAATTGATCTGACGCTTTGTTTACAGTCTGTCTGAATTCTAAATCAGTATTAAGCACTTTAGAGGCTTCGATAGTATTTTCGAATAAATCTTTTATGATTCCGATATCCATAGTCGAAGCTGTCGTTACGACACCTTCTTTTTTTCCATCATAATAATATTTATTTTCTGGTGAGGTTGAAGGCATTGTTACCAGATAACCATTCTTATCTTTTTGAAGCCAATCCAAGCTAAATTCTGCCGCTCCTTTTATAATTGGATAGACTTTCTTTAGATATTCCTTATCGCCAGTATATTCATAATGTTCCCATAAATGCCTGCTCAGCCAGTTGGCGCCCATATACCAGTTTGCCCACATAGGATCGCCTTTTCCGAAATCGCCTACAGGATTTGTTGTTGCCCAGATATCCGAATTATGATGCAATACCCATCCGTTAGCATGATAATAACTTTTGGCGGTTTCAGCTCCTGTTACAGAAACATTTTTGATAAATTCATCAAGCGGAAAAAAAAATTCAGATAAACTTCCTGATTCTACAGGCCAGTAATTCATCTGTAAATTAATATTTGTTGTATAGTTACTGCTCCAAGGCGCGCGAAGTTTATTGTTCCAAATTCCTTGTAAATTGGCAGGTGTATTATGTGTACGCGAACAAGAAATCAATAAATAACGTCCGTATTGAAAAAATAAAGCTTCAAGTCCGGCGTCTTTTTCTCCTTTTGCATACTGCTCTAATCTTATATCTGTAGGCAGATTAGATTTATTGGATTCTTTATCATTCAATTTTAACGAAACTCTATTAAAGAAATGCTGAAAATCTGTAATATGTTCTTTTAGTAAACTATCGTATTTTTTACCAACAGCTTTTTTAATTGGACTTTCTGCCAATTTATGTTCGTCTTTTCCCTGACTATCCGGACATTTATCAAAACCGTTGAAACTGGTTGCAGCCGAAACGAAAAGTAGTATTTCAGATGCATTTTTAATAACTAGTTTATTGTCTTCATAAGTCACTTGACCGTCTTTTACAACTGGTTTAATAATTAATTCAAAACGCATTCCTCTACAACCTGTTGTATCTTCATAAACAACGGGTTCTTTATTGTAATCAATATAATTAGGATCTGCGTGAGAAGGTGCTTTCCCTTTTAAAACCAACGATTGATTTTGTATTGATTTTTGATTTCTTAAAAGACTTGAAGCGTCAATTGTAACAGAAAGTTTCTTTAATTGATCTGCCGAAAGTTTAATCACAATACATTGCGCAGGTGCCGAAGCAAAGATTTCTCTTTTATAATTTACGCCGTCAATTTTAAAATTGGTTACAGCTAATCCTGTTTCAATATCAAGACTTCTGTTATAAGAATCCGCTTTTTGTCCGTTAAAATTCTGATTTAAAATAAGATCTCCCAACGGCATAAAACTTTCGCTGTAAGCACCCTGCATATTCTTAGTAAAATCATATGCCTTTTCGAAATCTTCTTTGTTAAGTGCTTCTCTAATTAAAGCCAAATTTTTAAAAGCATCCGGATTTACATTTTTCTGTACAGGACCGCCACTCCACAAAGTAGCTTCATTCAACTGAATTAATTCAGAATCTACTCTTCCAAAAACCATTGCACCGAGTGTACCATTTCCTATTGGTAAAGCTTCTGTCCATTCAACAGCGGGTTGGTTGTAATTAAGTTTTAAATCCTGCGCATATCCCGAAAACCCAGTAATTACAGAAATAAGTACAAAAGACTTTTTTAAAAAATGATGAAGCATGGTATTTTTAATTAATAATTTATAACTAATAATTCACAATTAATTGGTTTTCAGTTTTAAAACAGTTACCGAATAAGCAGGAAGACTTAATTGTTGTTTTCCTTTTGCTATTTTGTATTCACTTTGTTTTGGAGTAATTTTTTTAGGTTCAGCAAAAGTATTTTCATCTTGTGTACTTGGACTTTCCAGCCTTATAATTGTTCCTTTTGATCCTAATTTTGCTCCTTTTAAATCGATACTCACTTCTGATGCTGATGAAGCTGTATTTACCAGTTTCACAATTATTTCTTTACTATTTACATCTTTTACTGCCGATGCGTATAAATCGTTCTGACCTGTTAAGGCTTTTCCATCTTTGGTAATACTTAATAAATCTGTTCCTTTATTGGTTGAAAATAATTGCTGTACATAATAGTTTGCCGATCCATAAGATTGCAGATTATTAAACCAAATCATATCAGGAGTCCATTGCCAGGCATCTTCGTGCGCCATTAAAGGTGCGTAAGATGTTAAATGAACTACTTCTGCATTTCTTTCTAATCCAGTCATAAAAGCGGCTTCAGAAAAAGCACATTCCCAATTATTTCTATTATTTGGATTGGCTCCTGAAACACTTTGCGCTGCATATTCTCCAGCAAATATTTTAGGGCCTTTTCTGTCATAATTATCATAACGTCCGGCATTTTCTCTAAACCATTTCGGGCTTTCATAATAGTGTTCGTCTACAAGTTCTGCATTGAGTTTTTTGAGTTCTTCCATAGCAAAATCAAAATGTTCGCCTGCTGGAGAAGGACCGCTTCCAGATACAATAATGATATTTGGATATTTTGCTTTTATGGCTTTCTCAAAAACTTTGTATCTATCAATATAATCGGGTCCCCATTGTTCGTTTCCAACGCCAATATATTTTAAATTAAATGGTTTTGAAT
This region of uncultured Flavobacterium sp. genomic DNA includes:
- a CDS encoding RagB/SusD family nutrient uptake outer membrane protein; amino-acid sequence: MKNYIKIISKYSLVIGLFILSGSCSDYLDKSPDSDISPDEAFKNFENFQGFTEELYQSIPDFTNGYWTNSWNWGEDEIQSTARDFHFVCKIDKGDFWGWQNEYDGWQAGWMNRGNVSTDNDRMHKDLWTLGWAGIRKVNIGLANIDKMTEYTQEEKDLIKGQLLFFRGWFHFEFMQYFGGLPYIDTVLPSDQPLRLPRLSYQECADKAANDFRAAADLLPTNWDNTITGKRTLGKNELRINKIMALGYLGKNYLWAGSPLMNKVSTGSDTYNAEYCKKAASAFAELLSITESGSS
- a CDS encoding TonB-dependent receptor encodes the protein MKIKLSKILNGAMYLPLGVLFQFLFITQLSAAENRFFGSGYVTNSTIKQEITVSGRVTSSEDGKGVPGTTISVKGVANLSVSTDFDGRYTINVPSNAVLVFSFVGFKTVERQVGNDREINVVLTFEKTSLDEVIVVGYGKQKKASLVAAITQVSGKVLERAGGVQSIGAALTGNVPGLITSASSGMPGEEDPQLFIRGASTWNNAQPLILVDGVERPINSVEITSVESVSVLKDASATAVYGVRGANGVILITTKRGQSGKALIRTTFNTTVKTLSKLPSKLDSYDGLMVKNRAIENELALSPSSWVDYVPQAIIDKYRYPANVQESERYPNVDWQKALFNDYAMSYNASLNVSGGTKSVKYFASADFLSEGDLFKKYNNNRGYDPGYGYNRLNVRSNLDFQVTPSTVFKIGLAGSRGVKKSPWGASGGEYTMWDAAYSTAPDVFMPYYEDGSWGYYAPNQGKASNSVRNLAISGIQLVTTTRLNTDFTLEQNLDKVLKGLSFKGMVALDNAFVEGDRGISDLFNDVQEKYIDPVTGVVLFKKTYDSNNRFDFQEGVKWSTTGGSVRDYATSRKLFYQLQLNYQTKIADNHNITALGLFSRDQYAVGSEIPHYREDWVFRTTYNYADKYFIEYNGAYNGSEKFGKANRFAFFSSGGLSWIVSKENFMKSTESFLDLLKIRATYGEIGDDNVNGRFLYQSQWAYGGNSLLGTTGEGAEGSPYTWYKQATVGNEDVHWEKAKKSDIGVDFAFFKGFVSGTFDYYQEDRTDILLNGGSRAIPSYYGAVAPVANLGEVQNKGYELELKFSHTFGNGLNLWWTTNFTHSKNKIISADNPQLLPAYQKSEGYSIGQAHSYVSQGYYNTWDELYASTVHSTNDATKLPGNFNILDYNGDGIIDAKDNIPYGYTGTPQNTYNNTIGVNWKGFSAFVQFYGVNNVTRQVVLTSLSGQNHVVYDQGAYWSQDNTNASQPMPRWLATASQYNDGSRYMYDGSYLRLKNAEIAYTFDGKSNWIKSSGLQSIRFYLNGNNLFLWSNMPDDREANYAGTGWASQGAYPTVKRFNLGANIIF
- a CDS encoding AadS family aminoglycoside 6-adenylyltransferase; protein product: MIVRDDKLNTIINWAENNKDVRAMLLTSSLVNPLAPVDDFSDLDIEFIFVNNSDYISSNSWIHNFGNPIAMIEEDENYFEHKHAMKMVLYDDSVKVDFKLFNKDKFLEEIKLKKLPEDWDIGYKVIIDKDGITQEMQQPTFQVSIIVKPSKEEFQCILNDFWWDTTYIAKCLARDEIFYAKFMSETNIRTNYLIPLIEWHIASEHNWAITTNKHGRLFKKYLNPEMWLKTEQTFSGSNINDNWNALFSMADLVSEVGTKLSKKLNYEYPEKLEKDIRKYLIQTKDKS
- a CDS encoding carbonic anhydrase family protein; amino-acid sequence: MAIALFSCKEKTTKTTESETAISDTANKVPVNQPILRERVLTAAEQAALKPNDVITALKEGNKRFTTNNLTLRDHSAMVRNASEGQFPKAVILSCIDSRVPVEDVFDRGIGDLFVARVAGNFSNTDILGSLEFSCKVMGAKVILVLGHGSCGAVKGAINNEQLGNITAMLANIKPAIKRVKNFTGETTSKNDAYVEAVAKENVLNTIETIKANSPILKDMDSKGDIKIIGGYYDIHSGVVVFL
- a CDS encoding glycoside hydrolase N-terminal domain-containing protein encodes the protein MLHHFLKKSFVLISVITGFSGYAQDLKLNYNQPAVEWTEALPIGNGTLGAMVFGRVDSELIQLNEATLWSGGPVQKNVNPDAFKNLALIREALNKEDFEKAYDFTKNMQGAYSESFMPLGDLILNQNFNGQKADSYNRSLDIETGLAVTNFKIDGVNYKREIFASAPAQCIVIKLSADQLKKLSVTIDASSLLRNQKSIQNQSLVLKGKAPSHADPNYIDYNKEPVVYEDTTGCRGMRFELIIKPVVKDGQVTYEDNKLVIKNASEILLFVSAATSFNGFDKCPDSQGKDEHKLAESPIKKAVGKKYDSLLKEHITDFQHFFNRVSLKLNDKESNKSNLPTDIRLEQYAKGEKDAGLEALFFQYGRYLLISCSRTHNTPANLQGIWNNKLRAPWSSNYTTNINLQMNYWPVESGSLSEFFFPLDEFIKNVSVTGAETAKSYYHANGWVLHHNSDIWATTNPVGDFGKGDPMWANWYMGANWLSRHLWEHYEYTGDKEYLKKVYPIIKGAAEFSLDWLQKDKNGYLVTMPSTSPENKYYYDGKKEGVVTTASTMDIGIIKDLFENTIEASKVLNTDLEFRQTVNKASDQLLPFKIGSKGQLQEWYKDFEEEDPHHRHTSHLYALHPANLISPLKTPELAAAAKKTLELRGDDGTGWSLAWKVNMWARLLDGNHAYKLFKNQLRLTKENNTEYSRHGGCYPNLFDAHPPFQIDGNFAGTAGVIEMLMQSQNKEIHLLPALPDSWTDGEIKGITAKGNFTVDIKWNDGKMSQAKIVSNNGGICFVRTAEPFIIENLNIKSEKSSIGYTAEFETKKGLSYTIIPLK